The DNA region CCCGCGACTACATCGCCCATCCGGAGCAGGCGCCGCGCGGCGCGCGGGTGCTGAACCTGTCGCGCAGCTACCGCTATCTGGGCACCGGCTACTACGTCTCGTTGCTGGCGGAGGCGCGTGGCGAGCGGGTGATTCCCTCCGTCCGGACCATCCTGGACCTGTCGCAGAAGACCTTCTACCGCGCCCAGCTGGCCGAGGCGGAGGAGGCGCTGCGCAAGACCATCAAGCGGATGGACCACCCGCCGGAAGCCTCCTTCAACCTCACCCTCTTCTTCGGCCACGCCGACGACGCGCGGTTCCAGGACATCGCCCGGACGATCTTCGACCTGTTCCGCTGTCCCCTGCTGAAGGTCCAGGTCCGGCTGAAGGAGGGATGGACCATCCACGCCCTGGAGCCGCTGTCCCTGGCCGACCTGCGGCCCGACCAGGAGCCGCTGTTCCAGGCGGCGCTCGACACCTACACCCGGACCTCCTGGCGGGAGCCGGCGGCCAAGGCGCCGCCGCGCTACACGCTGGCCATCCTGCAAAACCCGAAGGAGGAGCTTCCGCCCTCCAGCCCGCGCGCGCTCCAGAAATTCGTGAAGGCCGGGGAGAGCCTGGGCATCGCGGTGGAGCTGATCGAGAAGAAGGACTACGCGCGCCTCGCCGAGTTCGACGCGCTGTTCATCCGCGAGACGACGAATCTCGACCACCACACCTACCGCTTCGCCAAGAAGGCGGCGGCGGAAGGCATGCCGGTGATCGACGATCCGAACTCGATCCTGAAATGCACCA from Azospirillum brasilense includes:
- a CDS encoding RimK family protein, with translation MPAHLLVVDRRADVKWAKDGLPVVSARDYIAHPEQAPRGARVLNLSRSYRYLGTGYYVSLLAEARGERVIPSVRTILDLSQKTFYRAQLAEAEEALRKTIKRMDHPPEASFNLTLFFGHADDARFQDIARTIFDLFRCPLLKVQVRLKEGWTIHALEPLSLADLRPDQEPLFQAALDTYTRTSWREPAAKAPPRYTLAILQNPKEELPPSSPRALQKFVKAGESLGIAVELIEKKDYARLAEFDALFIRETTNLDHHTYRFAKKAAAEGMPVIDDPNSILKCTNKVYLAELLRANRIPAPKTVIFDKRGLTTLDQEIPYPIVLKIPDGSFSRGVFKVQTRSELDATAESLFEQSDVILAQEFMYTEFDWRVGVLNRQPIYVCQYLMAKKHWQIVKHGGNGRAEQGSSRTLAVEEAPREVIETAVKAAGLIGDGLYGVDVKQNERGVFVIEINDNPSIDLGVEDAKLKDGLYRLIMGEFLRRLECRPRKPGSAA